DNA from Ferrovum sp. PN-J185:
TTAATAACTTTAAATACATAAGGATAAGAAGGAAGGGTAAACACAGCCATAACCAACCCACGTATACCTGGTGCCACAATAAAATCATCACTCGAATACTTAAGATGATGTAAAAAATCGCGATAAAAAAGAGTTTTCCCTTGTTTATGAAGACCCAAAATACTGTATAGCTCAGCCTTAGGTTTCTGAGGCAACATACTATGTAAAAACTCTACGAAAGCTGACGGGACTTCCATGTCTACGAAAAAATAGGCGCGACTGGAATTTACAAATACGGAGAGCTGTTCTGGGGTTAACAATAATGCATCCACCTCTATCCCCTTCTTGTCATCATGCATCAATGCCACAACAAAAGGATACTGATTACCCCCGTTAATCATTCTGCCCACAATATACGCTGAAGTATTGCGGTAAAAAACACTACTTAACACTTGAATTTGATGATTGGCTTCCAAGATCAATGGATAGGGTAAATGGTTACGCCAGACTCTTAACAATCTTCTTAAGTCACGCTTAATGTATGTGATGGGTTGAGTAAATCCCAAATCTTGGTAGACCTGCTTAATGATATAACGTAATCCATCTCTTAGAGGATAGTAACAACGATATGCTGGGGGATCAGAATCAATATGTTCAGTTGAAACACCAGGTCTTACAAAAATAAAATCATTATTGTAGTAAGAACGGTGAAGAATTTGACAAAAAACCGAGTTAAAAAAGCTTTCGGCAAGTTCCGGCTGTTTATGATCTGTTAGTAAAACGATATATTCAAGTTTGATTTGTTGCCACGTGTCGTCATCTAACGCGTCCGCATTAAATTGTTCGATTAGATTTTTAACTGCCTCATGTACTCGTCGATCATAAAACTCAATACGTTCTACTGCTATTTGTTGTAATTCGAGCCAATTTTTTTGCTCAAATAACCGCTTTGCTCTCTGGGACGCTTCGCGAAACAATCGATAATGTCGATTAAATCCATCTAATAAAGCTTGAGCTACTATGTGCGCAGTTGTATTAGGACGAGATAGAGAATTGACAGTAGATACAGACATAATTTAATGTTGAAATAAGAAAGTATATAAATATTATCATTCATTTAATGACACCAATAAAACTGCTTTTACTACTTTGTAGTAGCGAAATATTAACCATGGCGCCTTTTTCCTCCATTCCAGCGCTACTACCTCAATTAGTAAAAGAATGGCATCTGTCAGCCACCCAAGAAGGTTTATTAGGCGGCTCTTATTTTTTAGGTTACCTAATTAGTATCTCACACCTCTCCGGAGCCACTGACAGAATAGATGCAAAAAAAATATATTTAATTGGATCAGGTTTAGCCGGGATCGGTAGCATTTTATTTATTTATATTGCTCATAATTGGTACCTAGGATGTCTTTCACAATTACTGTGCGGCGCTGGACTTGCTGGTACCTATATGCCGGGTTTACGAGCGCTAACAGACCGTATGCCAGAGCATTTACAAACACGTTACGTGGCCTTTTACACATCGACCTTTGGCATTGGGGCGTCTTTATCTTATGCCCTGACAGGTTGGGTTAGCCACATTAGCAACATCACTACCGCATTCTTTATTAATGGGATATTACCTCTCTTAGCGATGTTTATTATTGCAATAGCGCTACAGAATATGCACCATGCAAAAAAACAGCCCCACTCACTCATTACTGGGCAACTTAACGCATTAAGAAATAGGAATATTAGGAACTATATATTTGGTTATTCTGTACATTGTTGGGAATTGTTTGCCTTTCGTTCATGGATAGTTGTTATTCTGACTGAAGGATTACACGGACGATATTCGGCAACATTGACCGCAGCCATAATTAATTTAGTAGGTATCCCAGCTAGTATTTTAGGGAATGAGTTCGCTTCACAAAACAGTAGAGCACAATTCATAAAAAGAACCATGTTAATCTCAGGCATATTGGCATGGGCTTGTGGGCTGTTTATCCATCATATATGGATTTTACTTCTTCTATTACCCATTTATTTCTTTAGTGTTATGGCTGATTCAGGAGCTCTTACAGCAGGTCTTATTGAAATCACTCCTAAATCAATCAGGGGAGCTGCGATGGCAATCTATTCACTGGCAGGATTTGGAGCAGGTTTTTTAGGGCCAATTGTTGTAGGAATCATTCTTGATATTTTAGGTGGACAACATAAAACCATAGCTTGGGTTTTTGCCTGCGGTTCAATGGGTATCGGAAGCTTAATGATGTCTTGGAAACTAAAGTCAAATCGTTAAGTAGTTAACCCTGCCAGTAGACTTAATTTACAGCAACCGGGGTTATGCAAGTAACACAGCAATAAAACCCGTTATAAAGATTCCGTCAAAACTACCAGCTCCACCAATGGATGCAATGGGGGCTCCCAAATGTCTAATATCTTTTAAGCGAATGATATCAGCGCCAATTAATACTCCCAAGGTTCCACTGACATAGGCCAAAGCAGCTCTTTCCTCCGGATTAAGTATGGAAGACACAATGGCAGCGGCAATAGGAGCAATAAAGATTGGCATACCAATACCCATACCCGGAACAGGTTTACTAATCCAATATGAAATACCTGATACACACCCAACAGCAACAACAAATTGAATAACAGAAATAGGATGGTGCATAAGTAAATAAAGAGAAAATATAACCGGTAATAATGCACCACCGACATTAATTCTTATTTCGGTTTTGCCAATAAAAGGAGGCCGTCGGAAAAGCTGTTGGGGGAAATTAGCGAATGGGTCTTCTTTAGCTAAGGTACTGTCAGCTTTTAGAGTAATAAATGGCAAATTAATCATACTACCAATCAAGGTTGCCATAATTAATAGATAGGCTGAATGATTAGACAAACCAAGCTTATCGAAGGCAACTGTAATAATGTTTAATTGAATAATTGCAATTAATAAAATAAACGCAAATATAAAAAACAGAATTCTGAAAGGTGACATTTTTTTACTTCCCGTAATCAGATTGTTGCTCCCATGAAGCCTTAATAAATTCAGGTAAAGTCATGGCTTTATCATAGATAGAACGTATTAATGGATAAGAAGAAAAATCCAGATTGACTGCTATTGCATTTCTAACTTGCGGTATCAAACAGACTTCAAAAAGTGAAATTTGGTTACCTAAAACAAATTGGCCTTCTTTAATATGTCTCCTCGATAGTTTTTCTTCTATACGAGTAAAACCATTTTGTAACCAATGAACAACCCAGTCATCTTTTTGTTCTTTGCTTACCTTCATGGTTTTTAGTAAAAAACGTAATACTTGTAAATTATTTAAAGGATGCATGTCACATGCCACATCTTGGGCTAATGCCCTGATATTAGCACGCTCAACTTTATCACTAGGTAACAACGAGGGTGTAGGGTAACACTCTTCTAAATAGTCTAAAATTGCCAAAGATTGAGTTAAAGAAATATCGCCATTAGTAAGAACTGGGACAGCCCCTGCTGGATTTATATTTCGTAACAATTGTAGATCAAGATTAACATCTTTGGATGTCAACGGTACAGGAATAATCTCTACAGGAACTTTCTTGATATTAAGCGCAATTCTTACTCTAAATGCTGCAGAGCTTCTCCAATAACTATATAGCTTATACATTGAATAATATAATAAATTTTAATAATTCAGTCTAACATGTTACATTGTGTCAATGACAATAATCTAATACGGTAAGTTGACTATGTTTAAAAATCAAATTGTCAGTTTTTATGGTAAAGCACTTGATGTGATCATCACGATCATGATTATCGTAATGCTACTTATCTTAATTGCAACAGTATTTGGTGTATTCATAGACTTGGGTTCAGCATTCAACTCTATCCGCTCAGGAATTCCTGGACATAATCTCTCTCATGGTTTAGTTGATAGTTGGGCTAGAGATTTAGTTATTGATGTTCTCTCGGTATTTGTACTCATTGAACTCTTCAGAACATTTAGTGACTACTTTGAATACCATAGAATCAGGTTACGTGTTCTCTCTGAAGTAGGCATTGCATTTATCTTAAGAGAAATTTTAATCGATTTATATAATAATACAATTGAATGGGAAATTATCCTCACTCTAACCGCACTATTGGCCGTATTAATCTTTGCACGTATTTCTGCAGTTAAATTCAATCCTAACGAAAATATTACTCAACCACCCACAAAAACATGAGAGAGATCCCAGATAATACGATTGGATACGCAAGTTTAATTGTTCAAGAACATCATTTGGCAAGTCAACTTAAAGACTCTTCTTTAGCGCCAGTCTTTTCAACGCCCATGCTAGTTGCTGTAATGGAAAATGCCGCTTTAAATGCGATCAAACCATTCTTTGATGAGGGCGAAACTGCTTTAGGTACAGCCATCGAATTAAAGCATTTGGCTGCTACACCTTTGGGGTTTAAGGTTGAAGCAACGGCATTGGTCACAGCAGTAAATGGCCGAAAAATTACTTTTAAAATTACCGCAGTTGATGGGATCGATCTGATCGGTGAAGCTATCCATGAAAGAACAGTAATTAAAACTCAGTCTTTCATGGATAAGCTCTCAAAAAAATTACAATTAAAGCCTTAGTTTATTGAAAAAAGTCCCAGTACACTTTGCCAGCTAATATGTGACTCAGTGGAACCCAAACGTTTTGCTAAACGGTCAGTAATGTCCTCAGTGGGAGTAAAATCAACAATATTTTTGGCTTTAATCACATCTTTGGCCACAGACTTAACATTACCTAATCCGTCTGTTAAACCTAACTGTATACTTTTTTCACCAGTCCACACTAAACCAGAGAACATATCTGGCGTTTCATGTAATCGTTCGCCCCTCCCCGTTCTAACTGCCTGAATAAACTGCTGATGTATTTCTTCAAGCATATTTTTAGCATAACTCATCTGTTTTGGATTTTCTGGAGAAAAGGGATCTAGAAATGCTTTATTTTCACCTGCAATAATCAAACGTCTTTCTACACCTAATTTTTTCATGGTGTCAGTAAAACCGAAGCCATTCATAATGACCCCAATAGATCCCACAATACTGGCTTTATCGACATAAATCTTGTCAGTGGCTGCGGCAACATAATAAGCACCTGATGCGCACAAGTCTTCAACTACAGAATAGATCGGGACTGAAGGATGGGCTTTTCTTAAGCGTTTTATTTCATCATAAATCTGTCCTGCTTGTACGGGACTTCCACCAGGGCTATTTATTCTCAATATAACGCCAACTGTATTCGGATCATCATAAGCATCATCCAATCCCTGGATAATTTTTTCAGCACTGGTGTTGTCAGATGAAATCTCACCTTTTAATTGAACTTCAGCAGTATGTTTTCCTCCAGAAGAGATGTTTTTTCCGGATTCTTTCACTAACACCCACCAAGCAATAACAAATACAATTAATAATGTGCTTGCTCTAAAAAAAATTCGCCAACGTCGAGCAGCTTTTTGCTCAGCGAGAGCTGATGTAGCTAACTGAATAATTACATCGCGTTCCCATGAACCATTATTCTCCATGTGTTTTAACTCCTTTAAAAACTCTATCTACTACAATACCTAGCCATTCATGAAGAGCAACGCAACTCATCATTAGTGCTTCAGAATGAGGTAATATCATATATAAAAAACTATGAGGATAAGTAACAAATCCTGTCGGACCAAGGTATACCGTCAATCCTTCTTGTTCAAATAACTGTTGTGCACGTTTTAAATGCCATGCTTGGCTAACTAATATTACGCGATTAATACCTGCCACATGAAGTAAACTTGCCGAATACAACGCATTTTCAGCAGTATCCCTTGAATGATCCTCAATCCACTCAACCCTACCTGCAAAATCATGAATAATAGTAGCTTGCATTGCCCTTGCATCCGAGACTTCCCCGTAGACACTCCCCCCTGTAACAAGGATGGGTAAATGAGATAGGCGTTGCAGTTCTACGGCATAACGAACTCTTTCTAGAGTAAAACGACTAACAGTATCAGAACCATACTCAGGGGCATTGACATATGTTCCTCCTCCAAGAACCACTATAGCCTGTGCCTTTTCTAATTCTTTTTGAGTCAATACGTGACTTGGTTGTAACTTCCACATTAACAAATCCGTCACAGGATAAAACGACAAAAACAAGGTTAAACCAAGACAACCAATAATAATATTTTTTGCTAGTACGGGGCGTCGACGTATAAGTAAAGTCCCTATTAACGCCACAACTATTAAGGAAATTGGTGGAATAATCCATGCACTAAGAATTTTTTTTAAATAGAACATTATTCAATTCTGTTTAGTTTAGGAGCCATAGATTAAGGTTGAGTATCATTGCGATACTAACCCATAATAGATATGGAATAAATAAAATAAAAATTACTCTTTGTTTATTAAAAACGGACAATAAAAACAACAATATTGTTAGCCAAAGAAAAACAATATCTAGTAAACCTAAAAATAATTGGTGGTGTCCAAATACCAAATAAGACCAACAAGCGTTAAATATTAATTGCAATAACCATATAAATAATAGTTGTTTTATTCCTTTTTGAATTACCCAAGCACCAACTAACATATCAATCAGGTAAAGTGTTGACCACATTATCGGAAATACGATATTGGGTGGAGTCCAATGCGGTTTATATAGTCCTTCATACCACGCGCCAGGTAAAAATAACATACCAGTTAATGCGGTCAAAATAACAAGTACAATGGATACTAAAGTTGATATCAATAAAGATCGTTTATATAAATAAATACTCACGATTAGTAATTTACCTTAAAATTTAATTTCCTAATTCTATCAAACGGATACACTATGCCTGCTTTAAGTTCACCGATATGTAACTTTAATTGGCCAGCTACCGATTTTGCCCTCACAGGTGTTGACGGAAAAACATATACATTACAAAACAGTCGTGGTGAAAATGGTTTACTGGTAATGTTCATTTGTAACCATTGCCCCTATGTAAAAGCAATTATTCAAAGACTATGTGAAGACTGTCAGGAATTACAATCATACGGTATTAATAGTATAGCTATTATGAGTAAT
Protein-coding regions in this window:
- a CDS encoding phosphate-starvation-inducible PsiE family protein codes for the protein MFKNQIVSFYGKALDVIITIMIIVMLLILIATVFGVFIDLGSAFNSIRSGIPGHNLSHGLVDSWARDLVIDVLSVFVLIELFRTFSDYFEYHRIRLRVLSEVGIAFILREILIDLYNNTIEWEIILTLTALLAVLIFARISAVKFNPNENITQPPTKT
- a CDS encoding YdcF family protein — encoded protein: MFYLKKILSAWIIPPISLIVVALIGTLLIRRRPVLAKNIIIGCLGLTLFLSFYPVTDLLMWKLQPSHVLTQKELEKAQAIVVLGGGTYVNAPEYGSDTVSRFTLERVRYAVELQRLSHLPILVTGGSVYGEVSDARAMQATIIHDFAGRVEWIEDHSRDTAENALYSASLLHVAGINRVILVSQAWHLKRAQQLFEQEGLTVYLGPTGFVTYPHSFLYMILPHSEALMMSCVALHEWLGIVVDRVFKGVKTHGE
- the aceK gene encoding bifunctional isocitrate dehydrogenase kinase/phosphatase is translated as MSVSTVNSLSRPNTTAHIVAQALLDGFNRHYRLFREASQRAKRLFEQKNWLELQQIAVERIEFYDRRVHEAVKNLIEQFNADALDDDTWQQIKLEYIVLLTDHKQPELAESFFNSVFCQILHRSYYNNDFIFVRPGVSTEHIDSDPPAYRCYYPLRDGLRYIIKQVYQDLGFTQPITYIKRDLRRLLRVWRNHLPYPLILEANHQIQVLSSVFYRNTSAYIVGRMINGGNQYPFVVALMHDDKKGIEVDALLLTPEQLSVFVNSSRAYFFVDMEVPSAFVEFLHSMLPQKPKAELYSILGLHKQGKTLFYRDFLHHLKYSSDDFIVAPGIRGLVMAVFTLPSYPYVFKVIKDVISPPKQINREQVKAKYLLVKQHDRVGRMADTLEYSNVAFPKHRFTQELLDELKRLAPSQIEESVDTLIVKHLYIERRMVPLNIYMDKANDEQIAHAISEFGDALKDLAAVNIFAGDLLFKNFGVTRFGRVVFYDYDEIDYITNCHFRKIPPPRFEEDELSAEPWYSVDPNDIFPEEFEYFLLTDPKVKQYFLAKHKDLLDASWWQAMQHEIQRGRVVDVFPYPQSQRFSVIFKEGLPIYLRASIGQGFRGLASHERALSSGRKRPLGRFSFDSD
- the maiA gene encoding maleylacetoacetate isomerase; this encodes MYKLYSYWRSSAAFRVRIALNIKKVPVEIIPVPLTSKDVNLDLQLLRNINPAGAVPVLTNGDISLTQSLAILDYLEECYPTPSLLPSDKVERANIRALAQDVACDMHPLNNLQVLRFLLKTMKVSKEQKDDWVVHWLQNGFTRIEEKLSRRHIKEGQFVLGNQISLFEVCLIPQVRNAIAVNLDFSSYPLIRSIYDKAMTLPEFIKASWEQQSDYGK
- a CDS encoding thioesterase family protein, producing MREIPDNTIGYASLIVQEHHLASQLKDSSLAPVFSTPMLVAVMENAALNAIKPFFDEGETALGTAIELKHLAATPLGFKVEATALVTAVNGRKITFKITAVDGIDLIGEAIHERTVIKTQSFMDKLSKKLQLKP
- a CDS encoding DUF1614 domain-containing protein, translating into MSPFRILFFIFAFILLIAIIQLNIITVAFDKLGLSNHSAYLLIMATLIGSMINLPFITLKADSTLAKEDPFANFPQQLFRRPPFIGKTEIRINVGGALLPVIFSLYLLMHHPISVIQFVVAVGCVSGISYWISKPVPGMGIGMPIFIAPIAAAIVSSILNPEERAALAYVSGTLGVLIGADIIRLKDIRHLGAPIASIGGAGSFDGIFITGFIAVLLA
- a CDS encoding S49 family peptidase, coding for MENNGSWERDVIIQLATSALAEQKAARRWRIFFRASTLLIVFVIAWWVLVKESGKNISSGGKHTAEVQLKGEISSDNTSAEKIIQGLDDAYDDPNTVGVILRINSPGGSPVQAGQIYDEIKRLRKAHPSVPIYSVVEDLCASGAYYVAAATDKIYVDKASIVGSIGVIMNGFGFTDTMKKLGVERRLIIAGENKAFLDPFSPENPKQMSYAKNMLEEIHQQFIQAVRTGRGERLHETPDMFSGLVWTGEKSIQLGLTDGLGNVKSVAKDVIKAKNIVDFTPTEDITDRLAKRLGSTESHISWQSVLGLFSIN
- a CDS encoding MFS transporter produces the protein MTPIKLLLLLCSSEILTMAPFSSIPALLPQLVKEWHLSATQEGLLGGSYFLGYLISISHLSGATDRIDAKKIYLIGSGLAGIGSILFIYIAHNWYLGCLSQLLCGAGLAGTYMPGLRALTDRMPEHLQTRYVAFYTSTFGIGASLSYALTGWVSHISNITTAFFINGILPLLAMFIIAIALQNMHHAKKQPHSLITGQLNALRNRNIRNYIFGYSVHCWELFAFRSWIVVILTEGLHGRYSATLTAAIINLVGIPASILGNEFASQNSRAQFIKRTMLISGILAWACGLFIHHIWILLLLLPIYFFSVMADSGALTAGLIEITPKSIRGAAMAIYSLAGFGAGFLGPIVVGIILDILGGQHKTIAWVFACGSMGIGSLMMSWKLKSNR
- a CDS encoding TspO/MBR family protein; the encoded protein is MSIYLYKRSLLISTLVSIVLVILTALTGMLFLPGAWYEGLYKPHWTPPNIVFPIMWSTLYLIDMLVGAWVIQKGIKQLLFIWLLQLIFNACWSYLVFGHHQLFLGLLDIVFLWLTILLFLLSVFNKQRVIFILFIPYLLWVSIAMILNLNLWLLN